ctgctgcttacagatattcagtgccaTGCGTGACTATGCATTTTGCAATGAACGTACTCTGCGTGCGTCATTGTGTTTTGTCATGTTGACAcagttaaaaatagatgcgtcttatacaaaggtgcgtctcATACATTATTTTTTCCAGagaaagtcgtaaaaagtagggggtgcgtcttatacaaaggtgcgacttataaCTGGAAAATATGGTGTTTTGTATTGGTGTGCCAACACAGATTACCTAGAACAAATACACTGTCAAGCATCACGTAAAAATTTCATTTTTCAGTTGTTCACTGGGCTATATCATGCAGATGTGATATAAATTGTCAACAGGATTTCAGGgaaaatattgtaggaaacagTGCCAGAGTTTGCATGTTGTGCTTTTTTTGTACACATAAGGTTTGTACTTTTTCAACACACTTACCAATGTGCCCAAACAGCTACACTGCTAATCTACTACTAGAATGCACAGAGCGCAGCCACAGTTGTCAGTTAGAAAGCTTGCCTGTGAGTGGACGTCAATGAAATAAGATTGCTTATGCAGGCTCTGTGACAAACGCAGTTAGCTCCCATGCAAACTATACCAAAGACAAACGGAGCCTAGGTATATGTGGTACACAAGCCTGTATGCAGCATGGTAGTATTCACCACTTGCACACCATTCCTAATTAGCTGCAAACTGAATGGCCTTGAGAACAGGGCTGTTAGAACAAAAAAAAGCAGTGGGCCTGCTCCTTTGCAGCTCATTTTGTCACCTCATTTTGCAAAACGGTGCAATCAAAAGCCTAATTATGCAGCAGTTCTGACATTAAGCCCGTAAAACTTCATTACAATGAAGCCTTCCAGACCATCAGGAACACAACTACTATTCTGCAGGATTTCCAATTATCCTGAAACAGGCAGCAAGTTTAAAAAGCAAACCCTTGCTGCCTGATGCACCATACGAAATACCATAAAACCAAAATTATCGGGTAACACAATTGCAAGTGGTGTTGCCACCATTCTTCCTGCTGCTTGGGCCCTCACTTTTGCACTGTGGGCGATTCTTCTGTCTTTCAAATGATGCAGCAGATGTGTTGCAGATTCAGTGCCAGACTTAAGTACCAGACTTCCAACAAGGCAGGGCTGGTTAGGCAAGCTGGCAATGACAGTGGGAACAAAGCTACCAAACATGCACGCTAAAGTGACACCTGTAAAACGTACCTGTACACAGGCACGTTTTACAGGTGTCACTTTTAACGAGATGCTTGTCCACTCTCCCTCCTTCAATTGCTACAGGACAAAGTAAGCTCCTTCCTGTCTTGAACGCTGATCAGTGCTGACCTTCAACAGAATGTTTAATCACATGAAGTACAGCCATGTCACGTTAGTATGGACCCCGTTAATATGGACAAAATTTTTGGCGACTGGTCTCTCGGCATGCAATTCGGCCCCGTCAATATGCAGTCCAGACTATGGATCGCTACTTTCAGAGGAGGCCAAGGCCATGCACGCTTCTTcttctattttcatgtaaccgactCGTTACATACATAAACACTGCCTTGGATGTGCCGCACCGGAATGTCTAGGAACATTCTCGATTATTGAAGATTGTTCTGTTAAGCTTGAGCGCGGAACGcaaacagtagagtttattctggaactcacGTGGTCACCAtcaacgataaggctggaatcttcgatgccacatgtataaatgccgacaagCGTTACTGCTGATTAGATTACTCAACAGCCGACGACTGTTCCCGCCGCTATAAGTGTACAGCGTGAATAGCTTGTACTCTAACGTTTAATTTTtgggacacaagttcgcccaataaacagCTCTGTATTTCCGAGTCCTGCTGGAGCCTTTTTAACCATCACGGCCACATGACAAtatcatttcattttgttgctatcgcattcattgcctctcccttgtggtgaaactatgattttctttgaaaaaaaaaaatccataaacaggggctgggtgctcgagccgacgtttcgacatgcggaaggtcgccgaaagtttgactgaagtatgtaaagtttcagATTGTTGAAGTTGTGACcagctacattaaaatgctgtgccactgtaTTAGTAACCTGAAACTTTACGTACTTAAATCAAACTTCcagtccccaagagacagaaaacagagagtcataccttattcacaagtccAATACACTaaagccagcaggtattaacgtttctaaggtgGCACTTGAATCCATCCGGTATGGTACACACCAAAGAAAACTGTGGGAATCGAGTGCGTCCTGCcctctggcgcctcgttccccagctagcgcgtgctGGCCCCGTGCGGCTCGAGCACCAGGAACAGCCGTTAATCGGCGActtggctaccgtggctacgctgCCAGGCCTTTCTGCTTGGTGCGAGTCATGCATCAGTCTTCCCCACACGAGTCACGCATCCAGACATGTCCAGAGAATGGTCACGCCACAaagctagcctacgtcactgcgcgacGTCTGTCCTCATTGcctgccagtgacaacccccttccccatgaGCTCGTTTCTcactggcgctggcttgcccgcgtcagatgctctcaggcctgcacgagaggttgacgcgctgctctggtaggcggcttctcgtccgtgtgctcgactgctgccctttgtgtgatagtcgcaGCGCCGCTgacaagcgtactcgatcggtcttgcagaGTTATCCTTATGGCCCACAATCCCATGATtatcgcactgtgctgcatcttgggttaaaaaacccgtgtttgttgacatcctgcctcgagtgccttttctgcgccgtgccggacaGTCAACGAACCTGGccatagcgtctttgttcgctgcagcGGTGGAGAACATGTGCGTCCCTTCCCGgtcacctcgtagggtaagcttcgtgcaaaaCCCATCTCCACAAAACCAATAAGATttaagcccttctaggaatttATAACCTACCATTGTGAAGTGGTGCCTCCTCTGACAACGACAACTCAGTGAAACGTCTACCGCCTCCCCAAAcccctcattttttttctttttaggggcgaagctccttaaagtggcacccgttcgtccctcgtagtcgtagtgcataaccagtcgtaacgctagtaccagatcttgacctccaaggtggtgcctgtgggagatttttcctgtgcgttgttgaacaataaaaaattcgcagcgtgcgcgttaactaaaagccgaattcttctgtctctcattccccattagcagccattggcatgttccagtaggaaacgttagtagaagtagaagtgtaagtgttagctaaaagccgacttcttctgtctctcattcccattagcagccattgtttacctccaaggtagtgcctggtgagatttctcctgtgcgtaattaaacaataaaaattttgttcaaaacgccgttgattgatgaaataaaccaacgaaagacgccagatgttttctaaaagcaaaacgaaagaacgccagatgttcctaaagcaaaacgaaaagacgccagctgcttaacgaaagacgccagatgttttttccACGGAATACCCTTTTCTTTTCTGACTCATCCAATTTGTCATGGTGGCCTATTCCCCACCCCTACTTTTacagttgccctctcctcctcttttgtttggattggaggagcgggtacgaagcatatacacaaaagcaccaaggaaaccagttccagccttgaagatgataagtccacttgtcgaaatgtccgCTGGGCTCAAGCACCCCTTGGTTACAAAGtgtcatcgcaagcttccatcttccacttcctgacATTTTTATGATTTTCTTTGTAATGCGGCGTTATCTTAAAAAACATGAAATAGTTTGAACCTCGCACCATGAGCTCGAACGGGGCGTGGCCTTTAAGGGGTGTACTACACCACAAGTGACAACTGTCGCAAGTGTGAGATACCTGGATGTATCTATGCAAGGCACTATGAGAAAGCGCTTCGGGATGACAAACCACAAAAGAAGTATATTTGAGGATAAGTATCAGTGCACTCCCACCGTCGAAATGCTATTGTGTGAACGTGTGATGTTGCTTCATATATTTATCAGTTTTTCGAGATTGATTTCGGCAATGTGCACAAACAGAAGTGCGAGACATTTTAGCGATGCATACGCGGTTATTGCTGAATAAAAACTCCCACGCtacctcatgcattcgcctaagacgcgAAGATGAAAGTCGTcatcttttttttcgcactccatgtattgatcctcctcctcccccttccgAAGCCTTTCTGcacctatactcggggacaactttctgtggcaatgcactCAAGGCCACAGAGCCGAACCACGCCATTTCATCAGTGTCGCTGCGCAGCTGGAAGTAGTTcgcaaaaaaatgttttttgtgcAAAACCTAATTATTTAAAAATGTGCAGTTATAATTTTTAGCTGCTAATTGATAATGCCAGAAAATTATTTGTGATATTATGTGAAATAGTATTATATTTTAGATTTTCTGGGTTTTTTTTAGTTGCCGCGTTCCCCACTGGAGTCACATTGGCTCTCTTCCTTCACCATCacacttcggaaaaaaaaaatggcctccACGTTGCCAGTGCCTTCTTCCTCCAGTTGCTCACCAATTGGCTCGCCGCACAGGATAttcaagaagcttgagtaccaaaagctgtcgaaacaaaccaagcaagtggttggcaacgtgtacgcccaagtgagactgaTGCAACCGGGACTCTCCAGGACTCTCCGGGACTCTCAGTCGCTTCCGTGTTTCGTTCGGTTAGCCAGCTTACCGGCGTGAGCAAGTGTACTGTCGCACGGCTCAAGGAGGATTTTTCAACCGGTACCCTGAAGTCCCCGAAGTGTAAAAGGCTTCGTTTCGCGGCTGAATCACCAGCAAAAGTTACCGGAAAGACAAGAGTGCAGCGGTACGATAGTTTTAccctgtctgctcttcgccggaaaGTACATCAGGACTACATTCGCAACGAGGCGCCAATAGCAGAAAAGATCCTCAGCGAGGTAATCGGCGACACCGACATGGGTACACCGAAGCAGCTGAGTGTCAGAACGATGCGCAGGCTCCTGAATGACATTGGATTTGCATTTTGGAAGCGAAAAGGTAACTGCACTGCTGGAAAGAGACGACATCATCGTGTGGCAGCGGAAATATCTGCGGACCATTCGAGAAATGCGAAAGGAGAAACGGTACGTACAGCTACTGCTTCCATTTGCTGGACAGAGATATGTCAACGATGTCAATTAAAACACAAATGCCGAATGTAAAAATTCAGAGTTGAAAGAGTAGGAAGAGGAAATAACGACGGAAGTTCTCGTACCGTtaaatatttaatttttaattcACCCGTCCTCATACATGTTGCTGTTCATCTTGATTTGTATTTTTTTGATGGCTTGCTTCTGCACCTGTGGCTCTCATTTGTATTTTAAGCAAGCGAAGGCACAAGTACGTATTGACGTGTTCTAATGAAGTATGGATAGCTCTGAATGAAGgtacagtcgagtccacttataacaataccggttttaacaatatatcggATATAACAATGGACAGCCACGGCACCGTCAGCTTTTCATTGTATTCTATGGCAAAATAAACCGCTTATAACAATGCTGTCATGATgcaatatcggttataacaattaaATGTGGGCACTGGAACCAACCCTGAACGAAACAGAAATGCAAAAACGCTGCAAAAATGCCAGCCCAACCCCACCTATTACGCAAACGGGCATGAGAGCATACGCGCGGCGACCAGGCGATAGCGCACTTGGCCTCGCACGCAGTGAGTGCGCGTCGAAGAGGCTCGCATGCCACCGCTGCTTTCGCCTGCCGCGGCGACGCGGAGGAGCGGGAGGAGGACCGGATGGGTGCCTCTAAGGGCAGTTGGGCAGTCCATTCTGAGGGTGCGCCGCCTGTAGAAAAAGCACCGGGGCGCCTAAGCCGCTGCAGCAGCAGCGCTGTGTGCACTGTGCCGACCTCCCCTATTCTTCGCTAATTTGGCCACGTCTCCAGCTCCGCCGTTTGCAGTGCTTTGCACGTGTTCCAAGTCTGGTGCTTACCAGCGTCGTTTTCCTTGCCTGTTGTCACTGTCGCCTCAATCCTCCTGTTTCCGCATGCGCGAACATCGTTGCGCGCACAACGATGGCAGACCGTCCTCCAGAAAGCAACACTCCAGTGAAGAGGAAGCGAACGGCAATACCTCATTAAGTGCTCTTGTTTATCATGTTCCCCTCATTAAATGCTCTTgtcacgttttctttgttattttcagcataacccgcttataacaataatcggttataacaatgatattttcatggcacctcaatattgttataagtggactcgactgtatTTTGTTATTCATGTGAGTAGGAACCTTctgcaaacatttttttatttttgtattttccagtaccacccaaaaactgcaaatatctgcctgcccggtagAATGATATTAGATGCACATCATAAATTTCTTCTGTCTCAATTGACCCCTGTGGTTAAAAAATGAAACCTGGCACATTTTTCCCTTGCTTTCGCAGGGCTATATACTACCTTGACGAGACTTGGGTCAATGCTCGGCACACCAAGCAAAAGGTGTGGGAGGACGCCACTGTGTCGTCACTTGAGGACACCTTCCGCAAGGGTCTCACAACTGAGCTTTGCGCACTGAGCGGCAAAGGTGGTCGGCTCATAGTCCTCCATGCTGGAAGCGAAAACGACTTTGTGGATGGGACATCTCTCGTTTTCCAGGCGAAGAATTGTGTTACCAGTGACTACCACAGTGAAATGGATGGCCCACGCTTTGAGAGATGGTTCAAAGAACAACTTCTACCAAACATTGAGCCACGAAGTGTAATTGTCATGGAAAATACTCCATACCATAGTGTTCAGCTTGAAAAGTTGCCCTTGACGTCGTCGCACAAGGCCGAGATTCAGTCTTGGTTGACTCAAAAAAACATCCTGTGGTCTAATGACCAGTTGAAGCCCGAGCTCATTCAGGTGGGTAACCAAAAGAAGCACCATTTTTCTGGATACCTGAATGATGCCTTGGCCAAGGTTGCTGGTCTTGACACTGTTTGGCTTCTTCCTTGCCATTGTGAATTCAACCCTATTGAAATGGTATGGAGCCAGGTGAAGGGGTATATTGCAGCCAAGAACAGGTCGTTCACTCTTGCTGGAGTTGAAGAACTTCTGGACGAAGCCATTGCCCTCGTGACTCCAGAAAAGTgggcgcgcgaatgcgctcatgTGGTGCGTCTTGAAGAGGAGGCCTGGGAGCAGGATGGTGCAATCGAAAGCACGCTCGGCAGCATCATAATTACTCCGGGATCTGACTCCAGCAGCTGCAATGACAGTAGTGTCAGTGAATTGATTGGTATAGAGGAACTCTGctgaacccggtgtgcgctggctCATGTGATGCTGATTGTTTGTGAGATGCTATGTATTCCTTTTTGATGGCCAACAGCTTGGAAGTatgctctgttattctaaaaaacagggcatgcaaacaaggacacaggaaggaagtcaagacaccacaaacgccaaatAACAAGTGACGATGTGCACTATCCGCTTACGTGATTCTGGTTGCATGCAGCACCAAGCAATCATTTAGTATGTTTGTTGTCAGCCTGCGAATTAGTCTTTTGATTGTCAGTTGTGGGTGGCACTTGTACATCACACATAAAACGGCAGCTGAGGAGTGCAGGCAGCGCTGAGTGATGCATCACATATCTTGTTCCACCCGAAAGAAATGGTAGCAAAATTTTGATTACAACCCAAGAGACTGTAAACAGCCTTTCTTGTTACAGGTGGATAAATTGACAAGACTGGATGAATTATAGCTCAAGAGCTGCGAGATGGAAGTGACTTCCAGAAATGCACTGTCTCATCATTTGTAACTGTTTCGCTCATCTGGCGAAAAAATACCACCATTGGTTACACTACGTACGTGGATAATAATTAGTACCCacttgctcatgttttgtttGTCTCTTCGATTGCACATGTTAATTGCTTAAGTAAATGGGCACGTTGAGCACAAATACTTCTTCAAGTGCATTTTTACAGGGCCAAATGAcgaggtcttaagggaatacgcgcagtaatgtgcgcgcCTGCATGAAGTTCTTACTGTACACTGTAGTCAGGTGCATCATATAAGTGCTCACGGAGTCATAAATGTTTCGTTGAAAATACACGGCTGTCTGGCTTTGATAGATTAAGTTGGCTTGAAAGAAGGGGACACAGTATTAAAGGTTTATTCCTGtgactggtgtgcgtgtgtgtgtgtgtgtgcattactaCTTGAGCGACTTTTAGAGTTTAGCCAGCTGATTATGCAGGAAATATATATAACAAAACATCTTGTTttagctgctgcaatttttcacgtAGCACAATTTATTCCTCCTGACAAATACTCGCCGTGTCCAGATTTAAAACTGTCTGCAACAGGCCGTGGTAGCCGTGTGCGTTCAAGGAGTTTCCTTGCTGGTTCAGAAATAGTGTGTGTGAATACCAGCCACAGCCACGAAAATCCAAATTGTAATGTGGAGGGAAGAGGGATGATGTAATCACCAGGCTGAGTATGGCTCAGAATGTTGGCACTGGACAAAGTTAGCTAATGAAATGTGCTTTACGATGTCATGAACCAATTATTGTTGGCGAAATGGTAGGTGACCATTTATTTTTGAACTTAAGAACCAGCGCTAATTGTGTAGATGTTCAGAAAGCATGACATTTACAGACGTGCAGGGGTTTACACGCCTTCCTGTTCTAAGTAAGTAACCTAACAAGTGCAACATACGATTGCTATCCTGAGGTGTACATAACCGGCGCCATGCAGTGAAGAAAAGGAATAAATgccgaccacaataaaaacactttaaaaagtATTGTGAGAAATGACCGCATGCCCGTACGGTTTTAATGAAGGAAATGAAAACGGGCAGCAGTTGGGATTGAGCACAGGATTCGTGGGTTCTGCAGTGGCGCGAGGTCACCGCTATACGTTTGCTGCGCTCTAAGCACGCTACACACGTCAGTTTTCAGCTCTAGATGAGTTtacatacagtcgaacctcgatatatcgaacggcacggcgatcgcgaaatagttcgatatatccagaattcgatataaaaaatcacgtcaaaaatgcgtcaagaacttgtggaaaacaaccaacgaaccaatcgtggtgcagtaaatactcacttgaagattcaaacaaagtatttattgtgttggcttaaaatactgaaaaagagtagcctgctttttgttggcaatggcgtgtttgacgactgcgtcctcaacatagtccaggcgatccacaagtgaaaggccggtgccttcaatcgcactgcagtggcggcgcgcaagggccaaagcggctacgacctcagctgatgtcgggagcggggcaccatcagcgcttgcgggatccacctcggcagcgtcttcattcggctgctcagcggtagcttcggcgacgatctctacatccattagctccgccgttgtaccagtgctgtcacctccaacgaagtcttcgatgcacatgctttgcggctccgcaccaacaaagctctccagcttgctccacgtttcggcgagctcgctttcttcatctgtgCATGCCAACatagcttcctcggattcttccactgatgcttcgtcagtgcgtccaccgaagcccgcatgcc
This window of the Rhipicephalus sanguineus isolate Rsan-2018 chromosome 2, BIME_Rsan_1.4, whole genome shotgun sequence genome carries:
- the LOC125757469 gene encoding uncharacterized protein LOC125757469, with the protein product MTLDLHFGSEKVTALLERDDIIVWQRKYLRTIREMRKEKRAIYYLDETWVNARHTKQKVWEDATVSSLEDTFRKGLTTELCALSGKGGRLIVLHAGSENDFVDGTSLVFQAKNCVTSDYHSEMDGPRFERWFKEQLLPNIEPRSVIVMENTPYHSVQLEKLPLTSSHKAEIQSWLTQKNILWSNDQLKPELIQVGNQKKHHFSGYLNDALAKVAGLDTVWLLPCHCEFNPIEMVWSQVKGYIAAKNRSFTLAGVEELLDEAIALVTPEKWARECAHVVRLEEEAWEQDGAIESTLGSIIITPGSDSSSCNDSSVSELIGIEELC